A section of the bacterium genome encodes:
- a CDS encoding histidinol-phosphatase HisJ family protein, with amino-acid sequence MSNTPPSSPVILLPPDYHTHTVLCKHATGTPQEFRQKAQELGLAELCFTDHCPEPSGYDPKYRMVLEEIPDYYDLVRPLQDGGSPAVLLGLEADFFPGCESFLTGFLPAQPLDLVMGSVHYIKEWGFDNPDYLKTWASSDLKGVWVEYFKLIRQLVDTRLFDVISHFDLPKKFGHRLRDRDMKELVQPLLDHIAKAGMAFEINTSGWRRQAAECYPSPLILSLAAEREIPITFGSDAHAPEEIGFRFPEALALALETGCKTSLCFKNRIPTRVPLSGWRQ; translated from the coding sequence ATGAGTAACACACCGCCATCATCACCTGTCATTTTATTGCCGCCGGATTACCACACGCATACCGTCCTGTGCAAGCATGCCACAGGTACGCCGCAGGAGTTCCGGCAGAAAGCTCAGGAGCTCGGACTCGCTGAATTGTGTTTTACCGATCACTGCCCGGAACCCTCCGGCTATGATCCCAAATACCGGATGGTGCTGGAAGAGATCCCGGACTATTATGACCTGGTCCGTCCCCTTCAAGATGGAGGCTCCCCAGCCGTCCTGCTGGGCTTGGAAGCTGATTTCTTCCCCGGCTGTGAATCCTTTCTCACGGGATTTCTGCCCGCCCAGCCACTGGACCTCGTGATGGGCTCCGTGCACTACATCAAGGAGTGGGGGTTCGATAATCCGGACTACCTGAAAACCTGGGCCTCGTCGGATCTCAAGGGGGTGTGGGTGGAGTATTTCAAACTCATCCGGCAACTGGTCGACACCCGCCTGTTTGATGTCATCAGCCACTTTGACCTTCCGAAAAAGTTCGGCCACCGGCTCAGGGATCGCGACATGAAAGAGCTGGTTCAACCGCTGCTGGACCACATCGCCAAAGCCGGTATGGCCTTCGAGATCAACACCTCCGGCTGGCGCCGTCAAGCCGCCGAGTGCTACCCCTCACCGCTCATTCTCAGTCTGGCCGCAGAGCGGGAGATCCCGATCACCTTCGGGTCGGATGCGCACGCTCCCGAAGAGATCGGATTCCGCTTTCCCGAAGCCCTGGCACTGGCCTTGGAAACCGGCTGCAAAACGTCCCTCTGTTTCAAGAACCGGATTCCCACCCGTGTCCCCCTATCAGGATGGAGACAATAA
- the hydG gene encoding [FeFe] hydrogenase H-cluster radical SAM maturase HydG — translation MNDNQKVKGLICEATIERQLLGMPHEDAVRVREVLAKAALAQGLTDTDVAVLMTIQSPELAHELFQTASQVKDTIYGKRLVLFAPLYISNLCANECLYCAFRARNTAIKRRALTQEEIAHEVKALVEQGHKRVLVVAGESYPQEGFDYVLKAIETVYSVKSGRGEIRRVNANVAPLSVDEFKQLKAARIGTYQLFQETYHRATYSQMHVAGRKKDFDWRVTGIDRAMTAGINDVGIGVLLGLCDWKFELLAMLQHIRHLEKEFGVGPHTVSVPRLEPATGSDVSIEPPCAVSDDDFRKIVAILRLAVPYTGIIMSTRENAQMRREGFALGISQISAGSRTDPGGYSTDSSGEVNGQFSLGDHRSLDEVITDVASLGYIPSFCTGCYRLGRTGADFMDMAKPGDIKDHCGPNAVSTFAEYLLDYASPHTREVGFRQIDQVIGGMTGVAKERAEGLLTQVKAGQRDVYC, via the coding sequence ATGAACGATAACCAGAAGGTAAAGGGACTGATTTGCGAAGCCACCATTGAGCGGCAGTTGTTGGGGATGCCGCATGAGGATGCGGTAAGGGTTCGCGAGGTATTGGCCAAGGCCGCCCTGGCGCAGGGATTGACCGATACAGACGTGGCGGTGCTGATGACCATTCAGAGCCCGGAGTTGGCCCATGAACTGTTTCAGACGGCCAGTCAGGTCAAGGATACCATCTACGGGAAGCGGCTGGTTCTTTTTGCTCCGCTGTATATCTCGAACTTATGCGCCAACGAGTGTCTCTATTGTGCCTTCCGTGCCCGAAATACGGCGATCAAACGCCGGGCGTTGACCCAGGAGGAGATTGCGCACGAGGTCAAAGCCCTGGTGGAGCAGGGCCACAAGCGCGTGCTGGTGGTGGCGGGCGAATCCTATCCGCAGGAGGGGTTTGACTATGTGCTCAAGGCGATTGAAACCGTCTACAGCGTCAAGTCCGGCCGGGGCGAGATCCGGCGGGTGAATGCGAACGTGGCTCCGCTGTCCGTCGACGAGTTCAAGCAACTCAAGGCCGCGCGGATCGGGACCTATCAGCTTTTCCAGGAGACGTATCACCGGGCGACCTACAGTCAGATGCATGTCGCGGGCCGCAAAAAGGATTTCGACTGGCGGGTGACGGGGATTGACCGGGCGATGACGGCAGGCATTAATGATGTGGGGATCGGGGTGTTGCTGGGGTTGTGTGACTGGAAGTTCGAACTGCTGGCCATGCTGCAGCACATCCGCCATCTTGAAAAGGAATTCGGGGTCGGTCCGCACACGGTCAGTGTCCCGCGACTGGAGCCGGCCACCGGATCGGATGTGTCGATCGAGCCGCCGTGCGCGGTATCCGATGACGATTTCCGCAAAATCGTGGCCATTCTGCGCCTGGCTGTCCCTTACACGGGCATCATCATGTCCACCCGCGAAAACGCGCAGATGCGGCGTGAGGGGTTTGCCCTGGGCATCTCGCAGATCTCCGCCGGCAGCCGGACGGATCCGGGCGGCTATTCGACGGACAGCTCGGGCGAGGTGAACGGCCAGTTCTCGCTAGGTGACCACCGCTCCCTGGATGAGGTGATCACGGATGTGGCGTCGCTCGGCTACATTCCCTCTTTCTGCACCGGCTGTTACCGGCTCGGGCGAACGGGGGCGGATTTCATGGACATGGCCAAGCCCGGTGATATCAAGGATCATTGCGGGCCCAACGCGGTTTCCACCTTTGCGGAATATCTGCTGGACTACGCGTCGCCGCATACCCGTGAGGTGGGATTCCGGCAGATTGATCAAGTCATTGGCGGCATGACCGGGGTGGCGAAAGAGCGGGCCGAAGGCCTGCTGACGCAGGTCAAGGCCGGGCAGAGGGACGTCTATTGCTGA
- a CDS encoding PAS domain S-box protein yields the protein MTQDIIQAIREKEQFLHRVQLIAGLGTYVTKLDTGCYTSSLILDDIFGITPDYPHTNAGWEALIHPDDRPMITSYFKNEVLGLRRRFDKEYRIIRASDGAERWVHGCGDLEFDEAGVPVIMTGTIQDVTERKRSEKALQQSETRYRELIDLAVDGILVGSSEGIITDANRRMCEMTGLRRDELVGKKIDGAIFTPESLASHPLRFDLMQKGEIVIRERQLFHTDGALVHIEMRSKMMPDGSYQGIFRDITERKTTEASLLHFTKVLAHRVEERTRELETANATLKQSLHQLQSSQALLSEMGRMAKVGGWELDLHSGKQTWTKEVYHLHEVGPAFEPTGENGISFYADEARPVIAAAVQRCIEQGEPFDLELQFISAKGKWKWVRAIGKADLKHSRIQGTIQDVTARREADDALREKNAALDQSVAQLRKLAMELTQAEEVERKRLASILHDNVQQYIAAANMKISLLDTRMSADEHAQGVKSVLAVLGEAMTASRSLTVSLCPPVLLEAGLMPGLRWLAEWMKDHHGLTVNVTGDDAQAIPGSLNTLLFQAVRELLFNVVKHAGVKQASVVLDQPDKTSIRLTVVDQGKGFPASESHFPPLSGGFGLFHLRERLTYIGGSFDVASVLAQGTRVSITIPLAMAK from the coding sequence ATGACTCAGGACATTATACAGGCCATCAGGGAAAAAGAGCAATTCCTCCACCGGGTGCAACTCATCGCCGGTCTGGGCACGTATGTCACGAAACTTGATACGGGGTGTTACACCTCCTCTCTTATCCTCGATGATATTTTCGGGATTACCCCGGACTATCCTCATACCAACGCCGGGTGGGAGGCGCTGATTCATCCTGATGACCGGCCGATGATAACCAGTTATTTTAAAAATGAAGTTCTGGGATTACGCCGGCGCTTCGACAAAGAGTACCGGATTATCAGGGCCTCCGATGGGGCCGAACGCTGGGTTCATGGGTGTGGCGATCTTGAATTCGATGAGGCGGGCGTTCCGGTGATCATGACCGGGACCATTCAGGATGTGACCGAGCGGAAACGCTCCGAAAAAGCCCTGCAACAGAGTGAGACCCGCTATCGGGAACTGATTGATCTGGCGGTGGATGGCATCCTGGTCGGTTCTTCTGAGGGCATTATTACGGATGCCAACCGGCGCATGTGCGAAATGACCGGCTTGAGACGTGATGAGCTCGTCGGTAAAAAGATTGATGGGGCGATATTCACTCCGGAGAGCCTGGCGAGCCATCCCTTGCGCTTTGACCTGATGCAAAAGGGTGAAATCGTCATCAGGGAACGGCAGCTGTTTCACACCGACGGGGCATTGGTCCATATCGAAATGCGGAGCAAGATGATGCCGGATGGGAGTTATCAGGGCATCTTTCGTGATATTACCGAGAGAAAAACGACCGAAGCCTCATTGCTGCACTTTACGAAGGTCCTGGCACACCGGGTGGAGGAGCGTACCCGTGAATTGGAAACCGCGAACGCCACCCTTAAACAGAGCTTGCATCAACTTCAGTCGAGTCAGGCGTTGCTGAGTGAAATGGGCCGGATGGCCAAAGTGGGTGGCTGGGAGCTGGATCTTCACTCCGGAAAACAGACGTGGACCAAGGAGGTCTATCATCTGCATGAGGTCGGGCCGGCCTTTGAGCCGACCGGGGAAAACGGGATTTCCTTTTATGCGGATGAGGCCCGGCCGGTCATTGCCGCCGCCGTTCAGCGTTGCATTGAGCAGGGCGAGCCCTTCGATCTTGAGCTGCAATTCATATCCGCCAAAGGGAAGTGGAAATGGGTTCGTGCCATTGGTAAGGCGGACCTCAAACACTCCAGGATTCAAGGGACCATTCAGGATGTGACCGCCCGCCGGGAGGCGGACGATGCGTTGCGCGAGAAGAATGCGGCCCTGGATCAGAGCGTGGCTCAACTCCGGAAACTGGCCATGGAGTTGACCCAGGCCGAAGAAGTGGAGCGTAAACGGCTGGCCTCCATCTTGCATGACAACGTTCAGCAGTATATAGCGGCCGCGAACATGAAAATCAGTTTGCTCGACACCCGGATGTCAGCGGACGAACACGCCCAGGGGGTGAAGTCGGTCCTGGCGGTGCTCGGGGAGGCCATGACCGCCTCGCGCTCCCTGACGGTGAGCCTGTGTCCGCCGGTGCTGCTTGAAGCGGGCCTCATGCCGGGGTTGCGCTGGCTCGCGGAATGGATGAAAGACCATCATGGACTGACGGTCAACGTGACCGGGGATGACGCTCAGGCCATACCGGGCTCGCTCAATACGCTTTTGTTTCAGGCGGTGCGGGAATTATTGTTCAATGTGGTCAAGCATGCCGGGGTCAAGCAGGCATCCGTGGTGTTGGATCAGCCGGATAAAACGTCGATCCGCCTGACGGTCGTGGACCAGGGAAAAGGGTTTCCGGCGAGTGAATCGCATTTTCCGCCTCTTTCTGGCGGGTTCGGCCTCTTTCACCTGCGGGAGCGGCTCACCTATATTGGCGGGTCATTTGATGTGGCAAGCGTGCTCGCCCAGGGCACACGGGTCTCGATCACGATTCCGTTGGCGATGGCTAAATAA
- the hydF gene encoding [FeFe] hydrogenase H-cluster maturation GTPase HydF produces MNNTPKGYRLHIGLFGRRNVGKSSVLNALTSQQVSIVSAVAGTTTDPVEKPMELLPLGPVLFIDTAGVDDEGLLGELRVQRTKQVLARTDLGLIITSGAQWGSYEQTLAAELKRNHVVVLAIFNKADVTPASAELMTRLQGEGIRSLAVSALTGEGIPPLRRLLVESAPDSFISNPKIAGDLVPPGECAVLVVPVDKEAPKGRLILPQVQTIRDLLDNDSYCMVVKERELREALGRLNRPPALVVTDSQAFLKVAADTPETVPLTSFSILFARFHADLEEMVRGALAIATLKSGDPVLIAEACSHHPIGEDIGTVKIPRWLTQYVGGKLEFEYTRGHDFPADLGRYKLIIHCGACMWNRREMLSRLLVAQEAGVPMTNYGLAIAFSLGIFERALRPFPGAHAIFRQSQGGR; encoded by the coding sequence ATGAATAATACTCCCAAAGGATATCGCCTGCACATCGGCCTCTTCGGTCGGCGCAATGTGGGGAAATCGAGTGTGCTGAATGCGCTGACGAGTCAGCAGGTGTCCATCGTGTCCGCGGTGGCCGGCACCACCACCGACCCGGTGGAGAAGCCCATGGAGCTGTTGCCCCTGGGGCCGGTGCTCTTTATTGATACTGCGGGGGTGGATGATGAAGGCCTGCTGGGCGAGCTGCGGGTGCAGCGGACGAAGCAGGTGCTCGCCCGCACTGATCTGGGTCTGATTATCACCAGTGGCGCTCAATGGGGGTCCTATGAGCAGACGCTGGCCGCGGAACTCAAACGGAACCACGTGGTGGTGCTGGCCATCTTCAACAAGGCGGATGTCACTCCGGCGTCGGCGGAGCTCATGACCCGGTTGCAGGGCGAGGGCATTCGCAGTCTGGCCGTTTCAGCCCTCACCGGCGAGGGGATCCCGCCGTTGCGGCGGCTTCTGGTGGAATCGGCGCCCGACTCGTTTATTTCCAACCCGAAGATCGCGGGCGACCTGGTGCCCCCCGGGGAGTGTGCGGTGCTGGTGGTGCCCGTGGACAAGGAGGCCCCCAAGGGGCGGCTGATTCTGCCTCAGGTGCAGACGATCCGGGATCTGCTCGATAACGATTCCTACTGTATGGTGGTCAAGGAACGTGAACTGCGTGAGGCGCTGGGCCGGTTGAACCGGCCCCCGGCGCTGGTGGTGACGGATTCTCAGGCCTTCCTCAAGGTGGCGGCGGATACGCCTGAGACGGTGCCGCTGACCTCCTTTTCGATTCTGTTTGCGCGCTTCCATGCGGACCTGGAGGAGATGGTGCGGGGGGCACTGGCGATTGCCACCCTCAAGAGCGGCGACCCGGTGCTCATCGCCGAGGCCTGTTCGCACCATCCGATCGGCGAGGATATCGGCACCGTCAAGATCCCGCGCTGGCTGACGCAGTACGTGGGCGGCAAGCTGGAGTTCGAGTACACCCGCGGTCACGACTTTCCTGCCGACCTGGGCCGGTACAAGCTGATCATTCATTGCGGCGCCTGCATGTGGAACCGGCGCGAGATGCTCTCCCGGCTGCTGGTGGCGCAGGAGGCGGGGGTTCCCATGACCAACTACGGGCTGGCGATTGCCTTTTCACTCGGGATTTTTGAGCGCGCCCTGCGCCCCTTTCCCGGGGCCCATGCCATTTTCCGGCAGAGTCAGGGAGGGCGATGA
- a CDS encoding redox-sensing transcriptional repressor Rex: MKNQLLRGVPQPTLRRLAQYHHRLKQMEAMGRDTVSCTTLAADLKLAPTQIRKDLEFTTLTGQAGVGFGLGDLIHSIETVLGWDNTTDAVLAGAGSLGTALLGYERFTQIGLNIIAGFEIDSSKVGLKIHGKTILPLDKLTNLVQRMKIKIGILTVPAEVAQTVTNLMLAGGIRAIWNFAPVILEAPADVVVENVSLASSYAVLSNRLLEAAKTQTNKENNL; this comes from the coding sequence ATGAAAAATCAACTATTACGAGGGGTGCCCCAGCCCACCTTACGACGGTTGGCACAGTACCATCACCGGCTGAAACAGATGGAGGCGATGGGCCGCGACACGGTCTCCTGCACGACCCTTGCGGCAGATCTGAAACTGGCGCCGACCCAGATCCGTAAGGATCTGGAATTCACCACGCTCACCGGGCAGGCGGGCGTCGGCTTTGGCCTGGGCGACCTGATTCACTCGATTGAAACGGTGCTGGGCTGGGACAACACGACGGATGCGGTACTGGCCGGGGCGGGTTCGCTGGGAACGGCCCTGCTCGGCTATGAACGCTTCACCCAGATCGGCCTGAATATCATTGCCGGTTTCGAAATTGACAGCAGCAAGGTGGGCCTCAAGATCCATGGTAAAACGATCCTGCCTCTGGACAAGTTGACCAACCTGGTCCAACGGATGAAAATCAAAATCGGCATTCTGACGGTTCCGGCGGAAGTGGCCCAGACCGTCACCAATCTCATGCTCGCGGGCGGAATCCGGGCCATCTGGAATTTCGCGCCGGTGATCCTGGAGGCCCCGGCCGACGTCGTTGTGGAAAATGTATCCCTCGCCTCCAGCTACGCGGTCCTCTCCAACCGCCTGCTGGAAGCCGCAAAAACTCAAACCAATAAGGAAAATAACCTATGA
- a CDS encoding aspartate ammonia-lyase: MRTEHDSLGERQVPAGALHGIHTLRALENFPLSGRPVHPALAAAYGAVKLACLRTNRRLGMWPDAARVDAMETACRDLMEGRLVESICVDALQGGAGTSTNMNVNEVLANRALDLLGHPRGAYEVISPLNDLNLHQSTNDTFPTALRLAAIWRLRELEVRVTSLQEAFQAKEQAFAAVVKVGRTEFQDGVLITLGREMGAYAEAFNRDRWRLYKCEERLRVVNLGGTAVGTGLGAPREYIFRVVDELRELTGIGFARAENLVEATQNTDVLVEVSGMLKACATSLIKIANDLRLLSSGPDAGLGEVRLPALQAGSSMMPGKVNPVIPEAVVQAALRVLGHDSTIAMASALGSLELNAMMPLMADSLLESLDLLTRACALFEERCVRGMEACVEKCRANVAGTVAAATALVPVLGYERAAALAAEAARSKRSLQDLVVEKGLLTAEAFAELISAEAVCRLGHPKPK; this comes from the coding sequence ATGAGAACCGAACACGATTCGTTGGGTGAGCGGCAGGTGCCGGCCGGCGCGTTGCATGGAATTCATACCCTGCGCGCGCTGGAAAACTTTCCCCTGAGCGGGCGGCCGGTGCATCCGGCACTGGCGGCAGCCTATGGGGCCGTGAAGCTCGCCTGCCTGCGCACCAACCGCCGCCTGGGGATGTGGCCGGATGCGGCCCGCGTGGATGCCATGGAGACCGCCTGCCGTGACCTCATGGAGGGCCGGCTGGTGGAGTCGATCTGTGTGGATGCGCTTCAGGGGGGCGCGGGGACGTCCACCAACATGAACGTCAATGAGGTGTTGGCGAACCGGGCACTGGACCTGCTTGGTCACCCACGGGGCGCCTATGAGGTGATTTCACCGCTGAATGATCTCAACCTGCATCAGTCGACGAACGACACGTTTCCCACCGCGCTGCGGTTGGCCGCGATCTGGCGGCTGCGCGAGCTGGAGGTCCGGGTGACGTCGCTGCAGGAGGCGTTCCAGGCCAAGGAGCAAGCGTTTGCGGCGGTGGTCAAGGTGGGGCGCACAGAGTTTCAGGACGGGGTGCTGATCACGTTGGGTCGCGAGATGGGGGCCTACGCCGAGGCGTTCAACCGCGATCGCTGGCGCCTCTATAAATGTGAGGAACGGTTGCGCGTGGTCAATCTGGGCGGCACGGCGGTGGGGACGGGTCTGGGGGCACCGCGCGAGTATATCTTCCGCGTGGTCGATGAACTGCGGGAGTTGACGGGGATCGGCTTCGCGCGGGCGGAAAACCTGGTGGAGGCCACGCAGAATACAGATGTCCTGGTGGAGGTCTCGGGCATGCTCAAGGCCTGTGCGACCTCGCTCATCAAAATTGCCAATGATCTCAGGTTGCTCTCCAGCGGACCCGATGCCGGGCTGGGTGAGGTGCGTCTGCCCGCCTTGCAGGCGGGGTCCTCGATGATGCCAGGCAAGGTGAATCCGGTGATCCCTGAGGCGGTGGTGCAGGCCGCGTTGCGGGTGCTGGGCCATGACAGCACGATCGCCATGGCCTCGGCCCTGGGCAGTCTCGAGTTGAATGCGATGATGCCGCTCATGGCGGATAGCCTGCTTGAGAGCCTGGATCTGCTGACCCGGGCCTGTGCCTTATTCGAAGAGCGCTGCGTTCGCGGGATGGAGGCCTGTGTGGAGAAATGCCGGGCGAATGTGGCCGGCACAGTGGCCGCCGCGACCGCGCTGGTCCCGGTGTTGGGCTATGAGCGGGCGGCGGCCCTGGCTGCCGAAGCCGCCCGAAGCAAGCGGTCGTTGCAGGACCTTGTGGTTGAAAAAGGTCTTTTGACCGCGGAGGCCTTTGCCGAACTGATCTCAGCCGAGGCCGTCTGCCGTTTGGGGCATCCAAAACCAAAATGA
- the nuoE gene encoding NADH-quinone oxidoreductase subunit NuoE, translating into MTTPHKKFDKVCGILDRYERKPAQLIPILQAVQEEYRYLTEEMMTYVATSLGLPPARVYGVATFYAHFALEPKGKHVIRLCDGTACHVKGSNPILEALWKKLNLSEQKKTTPDMLFTVETVSCLGACGLAPVMVINEEVFGQVTPEKACQLVDDIRAKEKKV; encoded by the coding sequence ATGACAACCCCGCATAAGAAGTTCGACAAGGTCTGTGGCATCCTGGACCGCTACGAGCGAAAGCCCGCGCAGCTGATCCCGATTCTCCAGGCCGTTCAGGAGGAGTACCGTTACCTGACCGAGGAGATGATGACCTACGTGGCCACGTCACTCGGTCTACCGCCGGCCCGCGTATACGGCGTCGCCACCTTCTACGCGCACTTCGCGCTGGAGCCCAAGGGCAAGCACGTCATCCGGTTGTGCGACGGCACCGCCTGCCATGTGAAAGGCTCCAACCCCATCCTGGAAGCCCTGTGGAAAAAATTAAACCTCTCGGAGCAGAAGAAGACCACCCCGGACATGCTGTTCACGGTGGAAACCGTTTCGTGCCTCGGCGCCTGCGGGCTGGCCCCCGTCATGGTGATCAACGAGGAAGTCTTTGGCCAGGTCACTCCGGAGAAGGCCTGCCAGCTGGTGGACGACATCCGGGCAAAGGAGAAGAAAGTTTAA
- the hydE gene encoding [FeFe] hydrogenase H-cluster radical SAM maturase HydE, whose translation MMKSLADLVRQTEFTREEIAFLLGRRETNEVELLRQAAEALCFAWVGNTVHFRGLVEFSNICVCDCHYCGIRKSNPAITRFFLTLDEVMQAAHWCAEQGYGSLVLQSGERRDEAFIDFVETAVRRIRAETRTAQQPDGLGITLCVGEQTRETYARFKAAGAHRYLLRIESTSPHLFRQLHPAGQSFEQRVQCLQWLRETGFQVGTGVMIGFPGQTLENLADDVLFFRSLDVDMIGMGPYLVHKQTPMAAQEKEMAARHGEVYQLALNMIAVTRLVLKNVNIAATTALQAMKATGREEGLTYGANVIMPQLTPTEFRKDYQLYEGKPCLDENRDQCKMCLQRRITGAGRVIGFHEWGDSRHARDRTENTAPSGEGGSPSKP comes from the coding sequence ATGATGAAGTCGCTGGCGGATCTGGTCAGACAGACGGAATTCACTCGCGAGGAGATCGCCTTCCTGCTCGGCCGCAGGGAGACGAACGAGGTTGAACTCCTGCGCCAGGCGGCGGAAGCGCTGTGCTTCGCCTGGGTGGGCAACACGGTTCACTTCCGCGGGCTGGTGGAGTTCTCGAACATCTGTGTCTGCGACTGCCACTACTGCGGGATCCGCAAGAGCAACCCGGCGATTACGCGCTTCTTCCTGACCCTTGATGAGGTGATGCAGGCCGCACACTGGTGTGCGGAGCAGGGCTACGGGTCGCTGGTGCTGCAGTCAGGAGAGCGGCGTGACGAGGCGTTCATCGACTTTGTGGAAACCGCGGTCCGGCGGATCCGCGCGGAGACGCGGACGGCGCAGCAGCCCGACGGCCTGGGAATTACGCTTTGTGTGGGGGAGCAGACGCGGGAGACGTATGCGCGTTTCAAGGCGGCGGGGGCGCATCGCTACCTGTTGCGAATCGAGTCCACGTCGCCGCATCTGTTTCGTCAACTCCATCCCGCCGGCCAGAGTTTTGAGCAGCGCGTGCAATGCCTGCAATGGCTGCGCGAAACGGGGTTCCAGGTGGGTACGGGCGTGATGATCGGGTTCCCGGGCCAAACGCTGGAAAATCTGGCGGATGACGTGCTGTTTTTCCGCTCACTGGATGTGGACATGATCGGCATGGGGCCCTACCTGGTCCACAAGCAGACGCCCATGGCGGCGCAGGAAAAGGAGATGGCCGCGCGGCACGGGGAGGTTTATCAGCTGGCGCTCAATATGATTGCCGTCACGCGCCTGGTGCTGAAGAACGTGAATATCGCCGCTACGACCGCGCTGCAGGCGATGAAAGCCACCGGCCGTGAGGAAGGCCTGACCTATGGCGCCAATGTCATCATGCCCCAGCTGACCCCCACCGAGTTCCGTAAGGATTACCAGCTCTACGAAGGCAAGCCGTGTCTTGACGAAAATCGCGATCAATGCAAGATGTGCCTGCAGAGACGGATCACGGGGGCCGGTCGGGTGATCGGGTTTCACGAATGGGGCGATTCACGGCATGCCCGCGACCGAACTGAAAATACGGCTCCCTCAGGCGAGGGGGGCTCGCCATCGAAGCCGTAG